In Janthinobacterium sp. J1-1, a single genomic region encodes these proteins:
- a CDS encoding DUF58 domain-containing protein, which translates to MRRASLLPARPWLGAHRVHIRPSRAGLAFALLLLALWIAAVNYQLALGHALTWFAVACAITDMLFASRNLAGLALSATPGTMVAAGGKARFELRLINRSTRPRHAIAVLAALPQAAPELVDVDAGGAASVHVLVPARERGWLAAPAVRLSSNFPLGLFHAWCHWQPEARVLVYPCPEEAAPALPASITAPHPQQPELAGVAAYQSGDPLRRLAWRHIARHDDDHLYSKQFQDIGGGQYQDDLLLDYAALPPQLGVEARLSRLCAWVLAAERLHLPYGLRLEQMLIAPGQGRLHLDACLRALALHGLPQAAP; encoded by the coding sequence ATGCGGCGCGCCTCCCTGCTGCCCGCGCGCCCCTGGCTGGGCGCGCACCGCGTGCATATCCGGCCCTCGCGCGCCGGCCTGGCGTTCGCCTTGCTGCTGCTGGCGCTGTGGATCGCCGCCGTCAATTACCAGCTGGCCCTGGGCCATGCGCTGACCTGGTTCGCCGTCGCCTGCGCCATCACCGACATGCTGTTTGCCAGCCGCAACCTGGCCGGGCTGGCGCTGTCGGCCACGCCGGGCACCATGGTGGCCGCCGGCGGCAAGGCCCGCTTCGAGCTGCGCCTGATCAACCGCAGCACCCGCCCGCGCCATGCGATCGCCGTGCTGGCGGCCCTGCCGCAGGCGGCGCCGGAACTGGTCGACGTGGACGCTGGCGGCGCCGCCAGCGTCCACGTGCTGGTACCTGCCCGTGAACGGGGCTGGCTGGCGGCCCCCGCCGTGCGGCTGTCGAGCAACTTCCCGCTGGGCCTGTTCCACGCCTGGTGCCACTGGCAGCCGGAAGCGCGGGTGCTGGTCTATCCCTGCCCGGAAGAAGCGGCGCCTGCCCTGCCTGCGAGCATTACTGCGCCCCACCCGCAACAACCGGAACTGGCGGGCGTCGCCGCCTACCAGAGCGGCGACCCGCTGCGGCGCCTGGCCTGGCGCCATATCGCCCGCCACGACGATGACCATTTATACAGCAAGCAATTCCAGGATATCGGTGGCGGCCAGTACCAGGACGACTTGCTGCTCGACTACGCCGCCCTGCCGCCGCAACTGGGCGTGGAAGCGCGGCTGTCGCGCCTGTGCGCCTGGGTTCTGGCGGCCGAGCGCTTGCATCTGCCATATGGCTTGCGCCTGGAGCAGATGCTGATCGCGCCAGGCCAGGGCCGGTTGCACCTGGACGCCTGCCTGCGCGCGCTGGCGCTGCATGGCTTGCCGCAGGCAGCACCATGA
- a CDS encoding MFS transporter codes for MNNTSSNRRRWLALAGIAIASFLGCIDFTIVNTAMPAIQHSLQADVEQAQWIVTIFVMALSACMVAAGRLADLLGRRRLLYAGMLVFGAASLGAGLAQSMAALIACRLLQGVACAALYTTSAAIVAHAFPDSERGRALGLLFAANGLGLAIGPVAGGLLVASLGWRSVFLLNVPLIALAFLLCLGRVDASRGVRARFDVAGFVLLAVALPCLLLAIAQGGAWGWWSSLTLGTAGAGLALLLVFVLVERKVVSPLLQPGLFVNGRFLLAALANFSLAFFYCAAFFLLPLYLSEVRGQGSAAIGWLLLPVTAVMACVSPLAGRAADRHGTAPLLVTGFAFLALSAAMQASFTSDSGWTWVIAALAVMGIGWGCILGPATVAALACVPPALASVAMGASWTLHNLGAALGLTIASMVFQAAGGAAHFQAGFRAALWLLCGLSLLTLALLLAGWRRHGAAAPSTARPG; via the coding sequence ATGAACAACACTTCAAGCAATCGCCGCCGCTGGCTGGCCTTGGCGGGCATCGCCATTGCCAGTTTTCTCGGCTGTATCGATTTCACCATCGTCAATACCGCCATGCCCGCGATCCAGCACAGCCTGCAGGCCGATGTGGAACAGGCGCAATGGATCGTCACCATTTTCGTGATGGCCCTGTCGGCCTGCATGGTGGCCGCCGGCCGCCTGGCCGACCTGCTGGGCCGGCGCCGTTTGCTGTACGCGGGCATGCTGGTGTTTGGCGCGGCCTCGCTGGGCGCTGGGCTGGCGCAGTCGATGGCGGCGCTGATCGCCTGCCGGCTGCTGCAGGGCGTGGCCTGCGCGGCGCTGTACACGACCTCGGCCGCCATCGTCGCCCATGCCTTTCCCGACAGCGAGCGGGGCAGGGCGCTGGGGCTGCTGTTCGCGGCCAATGGGCTGGGGCTGGCGATCGGGCCCGTCGCCGGTGGCCTGCTGGTGGCCAGCCTCGGCTGGCGCTCGGTGTTCCTGCTCAACGTGCCGCTGATCGCGCTGGCCTTCCTGCTGTGCCTGGGCCGGGTGGACGCATCGCGCGGCGTGCGTGCACGTTTCGACGTGGCGGGCTTTGTGCTGCTGGCCGTGGCCTTGCCCTGCCTGCTGCTGGCGATCGCCCAAGGCGGCGCCTGGGGCTGGTGGTCGAGCTTGACGCTGGGCACGGCGGGCGCGGGCCTGGCATTGCTGCTGGTATTCGTGCTGGTCGAGCGCAAGGTGGTATCACCGCTGCTGCAGCCGGGCCTGTTCGTCAACGGGCGTTTCCTGCTGGCCGCGCTGGCCAACTTTTCGCTGGCGTTTTTCTATTGCGCCGCGTTTTTCCTGCTGCCCTTGTACCTGAGCGAAGTGCGCGGCCAGGGCAGTGCCGCCATCGGCTGGCTGCTGTTGCCGGTGACTGCCGTGATGGCTTGCGTGTCGCCGCTGGCCGGGCGCGCCGCCGATCGCCATGGCACGGCGCCGCTGCTGGTGACGGGTTTTGCTTTCCTGGCGCTGTCGGCCGCCATGCAGGCCAGTTTTACAAGCGACTCCGGCTGGACGTGGGTGATCGCGGCGCTGGCTGTCATGGGTATCGGCTGGGGCTGCATCCTGGGGCCGGCCACCGTGGCCGCGCTCGCGTGCGTGCCGCCTGCGCTGGCCAGCGTGGCGATGGGCGCCTCGTGGACCTTGCACAATCTTGGCGCGGCGCTGGGCCTGACGATCGCCAGCATGGTCTTCCAGGCGGCCGGCGGCGCGGCGCACTTCCAGGCCGGTTTCCGTGCCGCGCTGTGGCTGTTGTGCGGGCTTAGTCTGCTGACCCTGGCGCTGCTGCTGGCGGGCTGGCGGCGGCACGGCGCAGCGGCGCCATCAACTGCCCGCCCAGGCTGA
- the cysM gene encoding cysteine synthase CysM — MAYKTLEDTIGNTPLVRLTRLPGADALARNNVILGKLEGNNPAGSVKDRAAMSMLKRAEERGQIKPGDTLIEATSGNTGIALAMAAALRGYKMLLLMPDNLSVERRQSMAAYGADILLTPKTGGMEYARDLAEQMQKDGRGIILDQFGNEDNSRAHYESTGPEIWRDTEGRVTHFVSAMGTTGTIMGVSRYLKEQNPAIQVIGAQPEEGSQIPGIRKWPEAYLPKIYDKTRVDQIEYVSQGVAERMARSLAAEEGLFCGISAAGACEIALRISQTVENATIVFVVCDRGDRYLSTGVFPA; from the coding sequence ATGGCTTACAAGACACTTGAAGATACGATAGGCAATACTCCGCTGGTACGGCTGACACGTTTGCCGGGCGCGGATGCGCTTGCGCGCAACAACGTCATTCTCGGCAAGCTGGAAGGCAATAATCCGGCCGGCTCCGTCAAGGACCGCGCCGCCATGTCCATGCTCAAGCGTGCCGAAGAGCGCGGCCAGATCAAGCCGGGCGACACCCTGATCGAAGCGACCAGCGGCAATACCGGCATCGCGCTGGCCATGGCCGCCGCCCTGCGCGGCTACAAGATGCTGCTGCTGATGCCCGACAATCTGAGCGTCGAGCGGCGCCAGAGCATGGCCGCGTATGGCGCCGATATCTTGCTCACGCCCAAGACCGGCGGCATGGAATATGCGCGCGACCTGGCCGAGCAGATGCAGAAGGACGGCCGCGGCATCATCCTCGACCAGTTCGGCAATGAAGACAATTCGCGCGCCCACTATGAAAGCACGGGGCCGGAAATCTGGCGCGACACCGAAGGGCGGGTCACGCATTTTGTCAGCGCCATGGGCACTACCGGCACCATCATGGGCGTCTCGCGGTATCTGAAGGAACAGAATCCGGCGATCCAGGTCATCGGCGCGCAGCCGGAAGAGGGTTCGCAAATTCCCGGCATCCGCAAATGGCCGGAAGCGTATTTGCCGAAAATCTACGACAAGACGCGCGTCGACCAGATCGAATACGTGAGCCAGGGCGTGGCCGAACGCATGGCGCGCAGCCTGGCGGCGGAAGAGGGCTTGTTCTGCGGTATTTCAGCGGCCGGCGCCTGCGAAATCGCGCTGCGCATTTCGCAAACCGTCGAGAATGCGACCATCGTGTTCGTGGTCTGCGACCGCGGCGACCGCTATCTTTCTACCGGGGTTTTTCCTGCGTAA
- a CDS encoding FAD-dependent oxidoreductase, whose protein sequence is MHSSAPEFIPEATPDDPLQANTLDLRGRSHQISPVFNDAELERLQRYGKVRHFADGDTLFQAGNSSFGMLVILSGRVAVTRHEVMGQDTLLREVGRGHFIAEVAQLSGRPTLVNGAAVGAVELLEVSSESLRALLVAEAEMGERIVRALILRRVGLIESNSGGPVLVGPRGNANMFQLQSFLTSNGHPHTVLDPASDPAAAALRTRYQPTAQEWPLVVCPDGKIMKNPDNADLGRCLGMLPDLSGDKIVDVLVVGAGPAGLATAVYAASEGLSVLALEQRAYGGQAGASARIENYLGFPTGISGRALAGRAYVQAQKFGVEVATPANAARLECDGWPLRLTLSDGVTVRARTVVLSCGARYRRPSLANLKTYEGRGIYYWASPIEAKLCRQEEIILVGGGNSAGQAAVFLSGHAAKVHMVIRGAGLAASMSTYLIERIAATPNITLHTHTEIIALEGDDDGLSEVRWRNNQTGEEADCAVRRVFLFVGADPNTDWLHGCAVAVDAQGFIRTGFDVTRAECSKLGDKPISPAELPDRAALETSVPGVFAIGDVRAGSTKRVAAAVGEGAAVVSQIHSFLARLPADAVK, encoded by the coding sequence ATGCACAGCAGCGCACCCGAATTCATTCCCGAAGCCACGCCGGACGATCCGCTCCAGGCCAATACCCTCGACCTGCGCGGCCGCAGCCACCAGATTTCGCCGGTCTTCAACGACGCCGAACTCGAACGCCTGCAGCGCTACGGCAAGGTCAGGCATTTTGCCGATGGCGACACCTTGTTTCAGGCGGGCAACAGCAGCTTCGGCATGCTGGTCATTTTGTCGGGCCGGGTCGCCGTCACGCGCCATGAGGTCATGGGCCAGGATACGCTGCTGCGCGAGGTGGGCCGGGGCCACTTCATCGCCGAAGTGGCGCAGCTGTCGGGCCGGCCCACCTTGGTCAACGGCGCGGCCGTGGGCGCGGTGGAATTGCTGGAGGTCAGTTCGGAATCCTTGCGCGCCCTGCTGGTGGCGGAAGCGGAAATGGGCGAGCGCATCGTGCGCGCGCTGATCTTGCGCCGCGTGGGACTGATCGAGTCCAACTCGGGCGGGCCGGTGCTGGTGGGACCGCGCGGCAATGCGAATATGTTCCAGCTGCAAAGCTTCTTGACCAGCAACGGCCATCCGCACACCGTGCTCGATCCGGCCAGCGACCCGGCCGCGGCCGCGCTGCGCACGCGCTACCAGCCGACGGCGCAGGAATGGCCGCTGGTGGTCTGCCCGGACGGCAAGATCATGAAGAATCCGGACAACGCCGACCTGGGCCGCTGCCTGGGCATGCTGCCCGACCTGTCCGGCGACAAGATTGTCGACGTGCTGGTGGTGGGCGCGGGCCCGGCCGGCCTGGCCACCGCCGTGTATGCGGCTTCGGAAGGCTTGTCGGTGCTGGCGCTCGAGCAGCGCGCCTATGGCGGCCAGGCCGGCGCCAGCGCCCGCATCGAAAACTACCTCGGTTTTCCAACCGGCATCTCCGGCCGCGCGCTGGCCGGGCGCGCCTATGTGCAGGCACAGAAATTCGGCGTCGAAGTGGCCACTCCCGCCAATGCCGCCAGGCTCGAATGCGACGGCTGGCCGCTGCGCCTGACCTTGTCCGATGGCGTCACCGTGCGCGCCCGCACCGTGGTGCTGTCGTGCGGCGCACGCTACCGCCGGCCCTCGCTGGCGAACCTGAAAACGTATGAAGGGCGCGGCATCTATTACTGGGCCTCGCCGATCGAAGCCAAGCTGTGCCGCCAGGAAGAGATCATCCTGGTGGGCGGCGGCAATTCGGCCGGCCAGGCGGCCGTGTTCCTGTCCGGCCATGCCGCCAAAGTCCATATGGTGATCCGTGGCGCCGGGCTGGCCGCCAGCATGTCGACTTACCTGATCGAGCGCATCGCCGCCACGCCGAATATCACCTTGCACACGCACACGGAAATCATCGCGCTCGAAGGCGACGACGATGGCTTGAGCGAGGTGCGCTGGCGCAACAATCAAACGGGCGAAGAAGCCGATTGCGCCGTGCGCCGCGTGTTCCTGTTCGTCGGCGCCGACCCGAATACCGACTGGCTGCACGGCTGCGCCGTGGCGGTCGACGCCCAGGGGTTTATCCGCACCGGCTTCGACGTTACACGCGCCGAATGCAGCAAGCTCGGCGACAAGCCCATCTCGCCGGCCGAGCTGCCGGACCGCGCCGCGCTGGAAACCAGCGTGCCGGGCGTGTTCGCGATCGGCGACGTGCGCGCCGGCTCGACCAAGCGGGTGGCGGCCGCCGTCGGCGAAGGCGCGGCCGTGGTGTCGCAGATCCACAGCTTTCTGGCCAGGCTGCCGGCCGACGCCGTCAAATGA
- a CDS encoding sterol desaturase family protein, translating to MSSLQAILSHLPGLAVDVLRLGIWLLALTMLFVPLERFFGQRHAGRSKRELAGDLGFYFLSSLLPALLLAAPLALVAVAGQRLLPDAVPAALGALPLWAKVALGLLIGEVGTYWGHRLSHEIPWLWRFHAVHHSTSHMYFLANTRTHPVDMVVTRLFGMTPLYLLGLAGPGAAGSAAPVALLLVGTVWGFFIHANLRWRFGPLEWLVATPAFHHWHHSKFDHINRNYASTLPFLDRVFGTHYLPRAWPEAVGIEAAMPVSLGGQLMAPLRRAAASPPAAAPGSAD from the coding sequence ATGAGCTCGCTGCAAGCCATCCTCTCCCATTTGCCCGGCCTGGCCGTCGACGTGCTGCGCCTGGGCATCTGGCTGCTCGCCTTGACCATGCTGTTCGTGCCGCTGGAACGTTTTTTTGGCCAGCGCCACGCCGGCCGCAGCAAGCGGGAACTGGCCGGCGACCTGGGCTTTTATTTTCTCAGCAGCCTGCTGCCGGCCCTGCTGCTGGCGGCCCCGCTGGCGCTGGTCGCGGTAGCCGGACAGCGGCTGCTGCCCGATGCCGTGCCCGCCGCGCTGGGCGCGCTGCCGCTATGGGCCAAGGTGGCGCTGGGCTTGCTGATCGGCGAAGTCGGTACTTACTGGGGGCACAGGCTCAGCCATGAAATACCATGGTTGTGGCGTTTTCATGCCGTGCACCACAGCACCAGTCACATGTATTTCCTGGCCAATACCCGTACGCACCCGGTCGACATGGTGGTCACGCGTTTGTTCGGCATGACGCCCTTGTATCTGCTGGGCCTGGCAGGTCCAGGCGCCGCCGGCAGCGCCGCGCCCGTGGCGCTGCTGCTGGTGGGCACCGTGTGGGGCTTTTTTATCCACGCCAACCTGCGCTGGCGTTTCGGCCCGCTGGAATGGCTGGTCGCCACGCCCGCCTTCCACCACTGGCATCACAGCAAGTTCGACCATATCAACCGCAACTACGCCTCGACCCTGCCTTTCCTGGACCGCGTGTTCGGCACCCATTACCTGCCGCGCGCGTGGCCCGAGGCGGTCGGCATCGAGGCCGCCATGCCGGTCAGCCTGGGCGGGCAGTTGATGGCGCCGCTGCGCCGTGCCGCCGCCAGCCCGCCAGCAGCAGCGCCAGGGTCAGCAGACTAA
- the mltB gene encoding lytic murein transglycosylase B, whose amino-acid sequence MRRFLPTTTSTTSAFLMSLLLAGSSMTHAAENSQISAADRARAVKAAKQGTRQDANKPAAKKAPAKFDFEGEFVNYASWSEVRAFLDDMAAKHGFDRAELDVLIGKVRYVDTTVQLMKPAPPGKPKNWQAYSARFIEPVRINAGVKFWNENAEALARAERDYGVPANIIVGIIGVETVYGRNTGRFRVLDALTTLAFSYPESPNRTARMAFFKGELENALLFARKDGIDPLTLLGSYAGAIGLPQFMPSSIMKYAVDFDGDSHIDLRNSTADAIGSVAHFLVEHGWKRDDPATSVYPVTVSPNRVWEKFLGQGLEAKFPLAELQQAGVSSVAAPPQNMLYGLIDLQNGSEATEYSLASNNFFAITQYNRSYFYAMSVIDLGKAVSEARAR is encoded by the coding sequence ATGAGACGCTTCTTGCCTACCACTACCTCGACCACCTCCGCTTTCTTGATGTCCCTGCTGCTGGCCGGCTCCTCCATGACGCACGCCGCGGAAAACAGCCAGATTTCCGCCGCCGACCGTGCCCGGGCGGTCAAGGCCGCGAAACAGGGCACCAGACAGGACGCAAATAAGCCCGCCGCCAAAAAGGCGCCCGCCAAGTTTGACTTCGAAGGCGAATTCGTCAACTACGCCAGCTGGAGCGAGGTGCGCGCCTTTCTCGATGACATGGCCGCCAAGCACGGTTTTGACCGCGCCGAACTCGATGTGCTGATCGGCAAGGTGCGCTACGTGGACACTACGGTGCAACTGATGAAACCCGCGCCACCGGGCAAGCCGAAGAACTGGCAGGCCTACAGCGCCCGCTTTATCGAACCGGTGCGCATCAATGCGGGCGTGAAGTTCTGGAACGAGAACGCCGAGGCGCTGGCGCGCGCCGAACGCGACTATGGCGTGCCGGCCAATATCATCGTCGGCATTATCGGCGTGGAAACCGTGTATGGCCGCAATACGGGGCGCTTCCGCGTGCTCGACGCGCTGACCACGCTGGCGTTTTCCTATCCCGAAAGCCCGAACCGCACGGCCCGCATGGCCTTCTTCAAGGGCGAACTGGAAAACGCGCTGCTGTTCGCGCGCAAGGACGGCATCGATCCGCTGACACTGCTGGGGTCGTATGCGGGCGCCATCGGCCTGCCCCAGTTCATGCCCAGCAGCATCATGAAATATGCGGTGGACTTCGATGGTGATAGTCACATCGACCTGCGCAACTCGACCGCCGACGCGATCGGCAGCGTGGCCCATTTCCTGGTTGAGCATGGCTGGAAACGCGACGATCCGGCCACCAGCGTGTATCCCGTGACGGTGTCGCCGAACCGTGTTTGGGAAAAATTCCTCGGCCAGGGACTGGAAGCAAAATTCCCTCTGGCAGAGCTGCAGCAGGCCGGCGTGAGCAGCGTGGCGGCACCGCCACAGAATATGTTGTACGGTTTGATCGACTTGCAAAATGGCTCAGAAGCAACAGAGTACAGCTTGGCAAGCAATAACTTCTTTGCTATAACTCAGTACAACAGAAGTTACTTCTATGCTATGTCTGTCATCGATCTGGGCAAGGCTGTCAGCGAAGCGCGCGCTCGCTAA
- a CDS encoding LysR family transcriptional regulator codes for MISNERFAGIRAFVQAVEAGSFSRAAQQLGLSPSSVGKAVARLEQRLDVRLFHRTTRSLSLTDEGLAFHDSCVRALAELEQAENALAERRMQPAGRLRIAVPVLLGRDWVMPLLLKLAGDYPALEIEARFSNQPVDFAEQGCDLAVRIGLLDDSASLAARQLGMQKLVVCAAPAYLARHGAPATPGALNGHACIGMLRDEQLEAWQLREANGSISVHLSMKISARLRLGNLEAVKQAALAGHGLAQLPRWLVEQELASGQLQAVLEAYAGPGLPLYAAWPASRAMTARLRLVIDTLRGNVPAGLQGTAD; via the coding sequence ATGATTTCCAATGAACGCTTTGCCGGCATCCGCGCCTTTGTGCAAGCCGTCGAGGCCGGCAGCTTCAGCCGCGCCGCACAGCAGCTGGGCCTGTCGCCATCGAGCGTGGGCAAGGCCGTCGCGCGGCTGGAACAACGGCTGGATGTGCGCCTATTTCACCGCACCACGCGCAGCCTGTCGCTGACCGACGAAGGCCTGGCCTTCCACGACAGCTGCGTGCGGGCGCTGGCGGAACTGGAACAGGCGGAAAATGCGCTGGCCGAGCGCCGTATGCAGCCTGCGGGCCGCCTGCGCATCGCCGTGCCGGTGCTGCTGGGGCGCGACTGGGTCATGCCGCTGCTGCTCAAGCTGGCCGGGGATTACCCGGCGCTGGAAATCGAGGCGCGCTTTTCCAACCAGCCGGTCGACTTTGCCGAGCAAGGCTGCGACCTGGCCGTGCGCATCGGCCTGCTCGACGACAGTGCCAGCCTGGCGGCGCGCCAGCTGGGCATGCAAAAGCTGGTGGTGTGCGCGGCGCCGGCCTACCTGGCGCGGCATGGCGCGCCAGCGACGCCTGGCGCCTTGAACGGCCATGCCTGCATCGGCATGCTGCGTGATGAGCAGCTGGAAGCCTGGCAACTGCGCGAGGCCAACGGGAGCATCAGCGTGCACCTCAGCATGAAAATCAGCGCACGCCTGCGCCTGGGCAATCTGGAAGCGGTCAAGCAGGCGGCGCTGGCCGGCCATGGCCTGGCGCAGCTGCCGCGCTGGCTGGTGGAGCAAGAACTGGCCAGCGGGCAATTGCAAGCGGTGCTGGAAGCGTACGCGGGACCGGGCCTGCCCCTGTACGCCGCCTGGCCCGCCTCGCGCGCCATGACGGCGCGGCTGCGGCTGGTGATCGATACCTTGCGCGGCAATGTGCCGGCCGGCTTGCAAGGAACTGCCGACTGA
- a CDS encoding DUF3488 and transglutaminase-like domain-containing protein has product MMGWLREMPRERADILLLLLAVAMVLAPHAGHFPPWLSVAAAVPLLWRAALTVRGGRQPPLGWLMLLAMLGISGVHISFGTLLGRDPGVAMLALLLSLKSLEMHGRRDVFVLVFICFFLLMANFFHAQGLLSAAWMLATVIVLLAALLSFHYGPAQPRWPARWRLLGRMLALALPLSALLFFMMPRLADPLWGGAGMGAHGTTGLSDSMQPGAIAQLALSDDPVFTAHFTTALPPQTALYWRGVVLGNYDGASWTRSAAPETQGKIDIALAGERLDYQVDLLPSGQRRIFALDLPRSIERLPGNPYVVSPALEVLTVQPIATAVRYRASSQIRYRLQAQLTPQQKQPWLALPPGANPRSLAWARQMRAGQPTQQAAIAAVLAHFSAAPFRYTLQPPLLGKDGVDDFLFRTRAGFCEHYAGSFVVLMRAMAIPARVVTGYQGGLRDEAAGSVTVRQSDAHAWSEVWLPDQGWIRIDPTSQVAPMRTERNLDAALPPVPARAGSWQALDTLGHAWQRAEQGWQRWVLDYTPERQRAMVDAVLALPARQVAIACALLAALAALAGALFWWRQRPGRHPGAALDQLYARFCRQQARRGHSRAPHEGPHGYAARLAASPASPRAHDAMARFLAIYAAMKYGNANPDEHTRARRTLRRLLTLCR; this is encoded by the coding sequence ATGATGGGCTGGCTGCGTGAGATGCCGCGCGAGCGGGCCGATATCTTGCTGTTGCTCCTGGCGGTGGCCATGGTGCTGGCGCCGCACGCCGGGCATTTTCCGCCATGGCTGTCGGTGGCCGCCGCCGTGCCGCTGCTGTGGCGCGCCGCACTCACCGTGCGCGGTGGGCGCCAGCCGCCGCTGGGCTGGCTGATGCTGCTGGCCATGCTGGGCATCAGCGGCGTGCATATCAGCTTCGGCACCTTGCTCGGGCGCGATCCCGGCGTGGCCATGCTGGCCCTGCTGCTGTCGCTGAAATCGCTGGAAATGCATGGCCGGCGCGATGTCTTCGTGCTGGTCTTCATCTGCTTTTTTTTGCTAATGGCCAATTTCTTCCATGCCCAGGGCCTGCTCAGCGCGGCCTGGATGCTGGCCACCGTGATCGTGCTGCTGGCGGCCCTGCTGTCGTTTCACTATGGCCCCGCACAGCCGCGCTGGCCGGCGCGCTGGCGCCTGCTGGGCCGCATGCTGGCGCTGGCCCTGCCGCTGTCGGCGCTGCTGTTTTTCATGATGCCGCGCCTGGCCGACCCGCTGTGGGGTGGGGCCGGCATGGGCGCGCACGGCACGACGGGATTGTCCGACAGCATGCAACCGGGCGCGATCGCGCAACTGGCCCTGTCCGACGATCCCGTCTTCACCGCGCATTTCACGACTGCGCTGCCGCCGCAAACCGCGCTGTACTGGCGCGGCGTGGTGCTGGGCAACTACGACGGCGCCAGCTGGACCCGCAGCGCCGCGCCCGAGACGCAGGGCAAGATCGATATCGCGCTGGCCGGCGAACGCCTCGACTACCAGGTCGATCTGCTGCCCAGCGGCCAGCGGCGCATCTTTGCGCTGGACTTGCCGCGCAGCATAGAGCGCCTGCCCGGCAACCCCTATGTGGTGTCGCCGGCGCTGGAAGTGCTGACCGTCCAGCCCATCGCCACCGCCGTGCGCTACCGCGCCAGTTCACAAATCCGCTACCGGCTGCAGGCCCAGCTGACGCCGCAACAAAAGCAGCCATGGCTGGCGCTGCCGCCCGGCGCCAATCCGCGCAGCCTGGCCTGGGCGCGGCAAATGCGCGCAGGCCAACCCACGCAGCAGGCGGCGATCGCCGCCGTGCTGGCCCATTTCAGCGCGGCGCCGTTCCGCTACACCTTGCAGCCACCGCTGCTGGGCAAGGACGGCGTCGACGACTTTCTGTTCCGCACCCGGGCCGGCTTTTGCGAACACTATGCGGGCAGCTTTGTCGTGCTGATGCGCGCCATGGCCATCCCCGCGCGCGTGGTGACCGGCTACCAGGGCGGCTTGCGCGACGAGGCGGCAGGATCGGTCACGGTGCGCCAGTCCGACGCCCATGCCTGGAGCGAAGTCTGGCTGCCCGATCAAGGCTGGATACGCATCGACCCAACCAGCCAGGTGGCGCCGATGCGCACCGAGCGCAACCTGGACGCGGCATTGCCGCCCGTGCCGGCGCGGGCCGGTAGCTGGCAGGCACTGGACACCTTGGGCCATGCCTGGCAGCGGGCCGAACAGGGCTGGCAACGCTGGGTGCTCGATTACACGCCCGAGCGCCAGCGCGCCATGGTCGACGCCGTGCTGGCGCTGCCGGCCAGGCAGGTCGCGATCGCTTGCGCCCTGCTGGCCGCGCTGGCGGCGCTGGCCGGCGCCCTGTTCTGGTGGCGCCAGCGCCCGGGCCGGCATCCGGGCGCCGCGCTCGACCAGTTATATGCGCGTTTTTGCCGCCAGCAGGCGCGTCGCGGACACAGCCGTGCGCCGCACGAAGGGCCGCACGGTTATGCTGCACGGCTGGCGGCCAGCCCGGCGTCGCCGCGCGCGCACGACGCGATGGCGCGCTTTCTGGCTATCTATGCCGCGATGAAGTATGGTAATGCCAACCCAGACGAACACACCCGTGCGCGGCGCACCTTGCGCCGCCTGTTAACACTATGCCGATGA
- a CDS encoding PEP-CTERM sorting domain-containing protein, protein MRNITVMLALAAATLISTTAAQAQTNLVKNGDFELTSNGTSKQINEGTTARADRTYLTDWTSKGYNFVLNGSNIDSTTAQTALALWGPNSYGGRDATSQNGLGVSPTGGNVLAADWDYFAGPVSQQISGLVAGQAYTLSFSYGAAQQVGYSGANAINYWDVSLGGSTQQTASLSNASHGFTGWQQASMTFTVTSSSELLSFMAKGGPSGAPPFMLLDGVALVSAVPEPSTWGMLLGGLGLLAFMARRRKAAAV, encoded by the coding sequence ATGCGCAATATTACTGTGATGCTGGCGCTGGCCGCCGCTACCCTGATCAGCACGACCGCCGCACAGGCACAAACCAACCTTGTCAAGAACGGCGATTTCGAGCTGACCAGCAATGGCACCTCGAAGCAGATCAATGAAGGCACGACCGCCCGCGCCGACCGCACCTACCTGACCGACTGGACCAGCAAGGGCTACAACTTCGTCCTGAACGGCAGCAATATCGACAGCACCACCGCGCAGACGGCGCTGGCCCTGTGGGGTCCGAATTCCTACGGTGGCCGCGACGCGACATCGCAGAACGGCCTGGGCGTGAGCCCGACCGGCGGCAATGTGCTGGCGGCCGACTGGGATTATTTTGCCGGTCCTGTCTCGCAGCAGATCAGCGGCCTGGTGGCCGGCCAGGCTTACACCCTGAGCTTTTCCTACGGTGCGGCGCAGCAAGTCGGCTACAGCGGCGCCAACGCGATCAACTACTGGGATGTGTCGCTGGGCGGCAGCACGCAGCAGACCGCTTCCCTGTCCAACGCCAGCCACGGTTTCACCGGCTGGCAGCAGGCCAGCATGACGTTTACCGTCACCAGCAGCAGCGAATTGCTGTCGTTTATGGCCAAGGGCGGCCCATCGGGCGCGCCGCCATTCATGCTGCTCGACGGCGTCGCGCTGGTCTCGGCCGTGCCGGAACCGTCGACCTGGGGCATGCTGCTGGGCGGCCTGGGCCTGCTGGCCTTCATGGCACGCCGCCGCAAGGCCGCCGCCGTCTAA